In a single window of the Salvelinus alpinus chromosome 15, SLU_Salpinus.1, whole genome shotgun sequence genome:
- the LOC139540402 gene encoding tyrosine-protein kinase CSK-like, with protein sequence MSEPQTPTWPQGTECVAKYNFKGTTEQDLPFNKGDVLTIIVVTKDPNWYKAKNTAGREGTIPANYVQKREGVKQGGKLSLMPWFHGKITREQAECLLIPPEMGLYLVRESTNYPGDYTLCVSCDGKVEHYRIVYKEGKLSIDEEAFFENLMQLVEHYTKDADGLCTKLIKPKLEEGTVAAQDEFSRSGWALNRKEINIHQSIGKGEFGDVKVGDYRGTKVAVKCIKHDATAQAFIAEASVMTQLRHNNLVQLLGVIVEEKGSLFIVTEYMAKGSLVDYLRSRGRTVLGGDSLLKFSVDVCEAMEYLEANNFVHRDLAARNVLVSDDNIAKVSDFGLTKEASSNQDTAKLPIKWTSPEALREKKFSTKSDVWSYGILLWEIYSFGRVPYPRIPLKDVVPRVEKGYKMDAPDSCPEVVYEVMKQCWTLDPLVRPCFRVLREKLQHILAKELYL encoded by the exons ATGTCTGAACCCCAG ACACCAACATGGCCACAGGGCACAGAGTGTGTGGCCAAATACAACTTTAAGGGCACCACAGAGCAGGACCTGCCCTTCAACAAAGGAGATGTCTTAACCATAATCGTGGTGACTAAG GACCCTAACTGGTACAAAGCCAAGAACACAGCAGGTCGAGAAGGCACCATCCCAGCTAACTATGTCCAGAAGAGGGAAGGGGTGAAGCAAGGGGGCAAGCTGAGTCTAATGCC ATGGTTCCATGGTAAGATAACTAGGGAGCAGGCTGAGTGTCTCCTGATCCCCCCAGAGATGGGTCTGTACCTTGTGAGAGAGAGTACCAACTACCCCGGGGACTATACTCTGTGTGTGAGTTGCGACGGCAAGGTGGAGCACTACCGCATTGTCTACAAGGAGGGAAAGCTCAGCATCGACGAGGAGGCGTTCTTCGAGAACCTCATGCAGCTTGttgag CACTATACCAAAGATGCAGACGGTCTCTGCACCAAACTGATCAAGCCGAAGCTGGAGGAGGGTACTGTGGCAGCCCAGGATGAGTTCTCCAGGAGCGGCTGGGCTCTCAACAGGAAGGAAATCAATATCCACCAGTCCATAGGGAAAGGAGAGTTTGGAG ATGTGAAGGTGGGAGACTACAGAGGGACCAAAGTAGCGGTGAAGTGTATCAAACACGATGCTACAGCACAGGCCTTCATTGCTGAAGCTTCAGTCATGAC GCAACTGAGACACAATAACCTGGTCCAGTTGCTAGGTGTCATCGTTGAGGAGAAGGGAAGCCTGTTTATCGTCACTGAGTACATGGCCAAG GGCAGTCTAGTGGACTACCTACGCTCCAGAGGTCGGACAGTGCTGGGTGGGGATTCCCTACTCAAGTTCTCAGT tGACGTGTGTGAGGCCATGGAGTATCTGGAGGCCAATAACTTTGTCCACAGAGACCTGGCGGCCCGTAATGTTCTGGTGTCAGATGATAACATCGCCAAGGTCAGCGACTTCGGCCTGACCAAGGAGGCCTCGTCTAATCAGGACACAGCCAAACTGCCCATCAAGTGGACCTCACCAGAGGCCCTGAGGGAAAAG AAATTCTCCACCAAGTCAGACGTGTGGAGCTATGGGATCTTGCTGTGGGAGATCTACTCCTTTGGACGAGTGCCTTACCCCAGAATT CCTCTAAAGGACGTGGTACCACGCGTGGAGAAGGGCTACAAGATGGATGCCCCAGACAGTTGTCCTGAGGTGGTGTATGAAGTCATGAAGCAGTGCTGGACCCTGGACCCCCTGGTGCGGCCATGCTTTAGAGTCCTCAGGGAGAAACTGCAGCATATCCTAGCCAAGGAGCTCTACCTGTGA